A DNA window from Deltaproteobacteria bacterium contains the following coding sequences:
- a CDS encoding IS1595 family transposase codes for MPKKKERTGTGPQTLAEAIKYFADPAVAFDHAKALRWPSGVVKCPRCDSADVWFLASTRTWKCKAKHPQRKFSVKIGSIMEDSPLGLDTWLAGMWMIGNCKNGISSYEIHRGLGITQKSAWFLLQRIRLAMQTGTFAKMGGSGPVEADETFIGGKARNMHKHIRKQRIRGTGGVGKELVMGLLDRETGKVHVKHVADRKKKTLQAEVTAHVEPGAEIFTDELASYTGLDREFVHEFVNHAESYVRGNVHTNGIENFWSLLKRALKGTYVSVEPFHLHRYLDEQAFRYNERKHEDGDSGRFDEVLSGAFGKRLTYKQLIGDGGQAITS; via the coding sequence GTGCCGAAGAAGAAAGAGCGAACTGGAACCGGCCCGCAGACGCTCGCGGAAGCCATCAAGTATTTTGCTGATCCTGCTGTGGCCTTCGATCACGCGAAGGCACTGCGCTGGCCTAGTGGCGTAGTGAAGTGCCCGCGCTGTGACTCCGCCGACGTGTGGTTCTTGGCGAGCACGCGCACGTGGAAGTGCAAGGCGAAGCACCCGCAGCGCAAGTTCAGCGTGAAGATCGGGTCGATCATGGAAGACTCGCCGCTTGGCCTCGATACGTGGCTCGCTGGCATGTGGATGATCGGCAACTGCAAGAACGGGATCAGCTCGTATGAGATCCACCGTGGCCTAGGCATCACCCAGAAGTCGGCGTGGTTTCTGTTGCAGCGCATCCGGCTCGCGATGCAGACGGGCACGTTCGCCAAAATGGGCGGCAGCGGTCCGGTTGAGGCGGACGAGACGTTCATCGGAGGCAAGGCGCGCAACATGCACAAGCACATCCGCAAGCAGCGGATTCGCGGCACTGGCGGAGTAGGCAAAGAACTCGTCATGGGGTTGCTCGACCGCGAGACGGGGAAAGTCCACGTCAAGCATGTCGCGGACCGCAAGAAGAAAACCCTTCAGGCCGAAGTGACCGCGCACGTTGAACCGGGTGCGGAAATCTTCACCGACGAACTCGCCAGCTACACCGGACTCGATCGCGAGTTCGTCCACGAGTTTGTGAACCATGCGGAGAGCTACGTGCGCGGCAATGTCCACACGAACGGAATCGAAAACTTTTGGTCGCTGCTCAAACGCGCGTTGAAGGGCACCTACGTCTCGGTCGAACCGTTCCACCTTCACCGCTATTTGGACGAGCAGGCGTTTCGCTACAACGAGCGCAAGCACGAAGATGGCGACAGCGGGCGGTTCGATGAAGTGCTGTCCGGCGCGTTCGGCAAGCGCCTGACCTACAAGCAACTGATCGGCGATGGGGGACAGGCCATAACGTCATGA
- the moaD gene encoding molybdopterin converting factor subunit 1: MMQLHVRFFASIREKLHRAEATWSAPAGATVREVLDHLCREFPPLVALRPSVSVAVNREYVDPDHVLTDGDEIALIPPVSGGCDV; the protein is encoded by the coding sequence ATGATGCAGCTCCACGTACGTTTCTTCGCCTCGATCCGAGAAAAGTTGCATCGCGCTGAGGCCACGTGGTCGGCGCCGGCTGGCGCGACCGTGCGCGAGGTGCTCGATCACCTCTGCCGCGAGTTTCCCCCGCTGGTTGCCCTGCGGCCGTCGGTGTCGGTCGCCGTGAACCGCGAGTACGTCGACCCGGATCACGTGCTTACCGATGGCGACGAGATCGCGCTGATTCCGCCGGTGAGTGGAGGCTGTGATGTTTGA
- a CDS encoding efflux RND transporter periplasmic adaptor subunit, whose protein sequence is MRRRIVVAIVLIVVAGATLGWWRWQTVRDGNHKAIRGTGIIEVTQVDVAFEVPGRMIERSADEGVMLDKGEPVARLDDHEYRLHVERATAAKAAADAHYRMLVKGSRAQDIDQALAALESAESTLLLQQREQKRLAKLAADGVVSQGELDRINSALDTAQAARDRARAQLNMLREGFRLEEIEQARAQLQQASKELELAELNLARCQLYSPAAGRVLSKSREAGEMVQPGTPVVTLGDLTRPWLNVYVGERDLGKVWLGMKARVTVDSFPHDPFSGKVTFISERAEFTPKNIQTPDERVKLVYRVKVDVETRDQALKPGMPADAELPLEP, encoded by the coding sequence ATGCGAAGACGGATCGTTGTTGCCATTGTGCTGATCGTCGTCGCCGGCGCGACGTTGGGATGGTGGCGTTGGCAAACGGTGCGTGACGGCAACCACAAGGCGATCCGCGGTACCGGGATCATCGAGGTCACGCAGGTCGACGTCGCCTTCGAAGTGCCGGGGCGCATGATAGAGCGCTCCGCCGACGAAGGCGTGATGCTCGACAAGGGTGAGCCGGTCGCGCGCCTCGACGATCACGAGTATCGGCTGCACGTCGAGCGCGCCACGGCGGCCAAGGCGGCGGCCGACGCGCATTACCGCATGTTGGTGAAGGGGTCGCGCGCGCAGGACATCGATCAAGCGTTGGCCGCGCTCGAATCCGCAGAGAGCACTCTGCTACTGCAACAGCGCGAGCAGAAACGGTTGGCAAAGTTGGCGGCCGACGGCGTGGTTTCACAGGGCGAGCTCGACCGCATCAACTCCGCCCTCGACACCGCTCAGGCGGCGCGCGACCGCGCCCGCGCGCAGCTCAACATGTTGCGCGAAGGGTTTCGCCTCGAAGAGATCGAACAAGCCCGTGCGCAGTTGCAACAAGCCAGCAAGGAATTGGAACTCGCCGAGTTGAACCTGGCACGCTGTCAGCTCTACTCCCCGGCCGCCGGTCGCGTGCTCAGCAAAAGTCGCGAAGCGGGCGAAATGGTCCAGCCCGGCACGCCGGTGGTTACACTCGGCGATCTCACCCGACCGTGGCTGAACGTCTACGTCGGCGAACGTGATCTCGGCAAAGTGTGGCTGGGAATGAAGGCGCGTGTGACCGTCGATTCGTTTCCGCACGATCCGTTTTCAGGCAAGGTGACCTTCATCTCCGAGCGCGCCGAGTTCACGCCGAAGAACATCCAAACCCCCGACGAGCGCGTCAAGCTGGTCTACCGCGTCAAGGTCGATGTGGAGACGCGCGACCAAGCGCTCAAACCCGGCATGCCCGCCGACGCCGAGCTGCCGCTGGAGCCATAG
- a CDS encoding molybdenum cofactor biosynthesis protein MoaE, with translation MFEIVAQPIDLAPLIAAVSDATAGAIVTFLGTTRNHNDGRQVTQLEYEAYLEMAIAELRKIGETAKTRWPIHAIAIVHRIGVVPIGEASVAIAVSSSHRVAAFEACHFAIDRLKEVVPIWKKEHFDGGEVWIGSQTGQKR, from the coding sequence ATGTTTGAAATCGTCGCGCAGCCAATCGACCTCGCGCCACTGATCGCCGCGGTTAGCGATGCCACGGCCGGGGCCATCGTCACGTTTCTCGGCACGACGCGCAATCACAACGACGGCCGGCAGGTGACGCAACTGGAATACGAAGCGTATCTCGAGATGGCGATCGCCGAGCTACGCAAGATCGGCGAGACGGCGAAGACGCGCTGGCCGATTCACGCGATCGCCATCGTCCACCGCATCGGCGTGGTACCGATCGGCGAAGCCAGTGTCGCCATCGCGGTTTCATCGAGCCATCGCGTCGCGGCGTTCGAGGCCTGCCACTTCGCCATCGATCGTCTCAAGGAAGTGGTGCCGATCTGGAAGAAAGAACACTTCGACGGCGGCGAAGTGTGGATCGGCTCGCAGACCGGTCAGAAGAGATGA
- a CDS encoding molybdenum cofactor biosynthesis protein MoaB, which yields MSVHSSHSGHRAHGATQVGCGIITVSDTRTPDTDTSGRTIRTLLETQNHRIELYQILKDEPDQIIAAIHAAPVAVEVLILNGGTGLARRDTTYEAIARVLDKEITGFGELFRMLSYEQIGAAAMLSRATAGVAGRRVIFSLPGSTAAVELAMTKLILPELAHVAGLVRG from the coding sequence ATGAGTGTCCACTCTTCGCACTCGGGCCATCGTGCGCACGGGGCGACGCAAGTCGGCTGCGGAATCATCACCGTGAGCGACACGCGGACGCCCGACACCGACACCAGCGGCCGGACGATTCGCACGCTGTTGGAGACCCAGAATCACCGCATCGAGCTGTATCAAATCCTGAAAGACGAACCGGATCAGATCATCGCCGCGATCCATGCCGCGCCGGTGGCGGTTGAAGTCCTGATCCTTAACGGTGGCACCGGCCTGGCGCGTCGCGACACTACGTACGAAGCCATCGCGCGGGTGTTGGACAAAGAGATCACCGGCTTCGGCGAATTGTTCCGCATGCTGAGCTACGAACAGATCGGCGCAGCGGCGATGCTGAGTCGCGCTACCGCCGGTGTCGCCGGGCGCCGCGTGATCTTCTCGTTGCCCGGATCAACCGCCGCCGTCGAGTTGGCGATGACCAAGCTGATCCTCCCCGAGCTGGCGCACGTGGCCGGTCTGGTGCGGGGCTGA
- a CDS encoding DUF4926 domain-containing protein, which yields MTYQLLDTVVLDRDLPQHGLEKGDLGAVVEVYDDEALEVEFVRASGKTQAVVTLTVGSVRPVLENDLVAVRSVPPETAAAGG from the coding sequence ATGACCTACCAATTGCTGGACACGGTCGTACTCGATCGAGATCTTCCCCAGCACGGACTGGAGAAGGGAGATCTCGGGGCGGTCGTTGAAGTCTACGACGACGAGGCGCTTGAGGTCGAGTTCGTCCGCGCATCCGGCAAGACCCAAGCCGTCGTGACCCTCACCGTCGGCAGTGTCCGCCCTGTGCTTGAGAACGACCTGGTGGCCGTGCGCTCGGTTCCGCCAGAGACCGCCGCAGCCGGTGGCTAG